Proteins from a single region of Streptomyces vinaceus:
- a CDS encoding AMP-binding protein encodes MRTTPGTVAELIARQWGDHRPGLMYGGSTHTAVLGRHRCAQEAAARAALLVDLMPAGRDAEPHIGVLLDNTPEFPFWLGAAALAGAAVAGINPTRRGPELARDILHTDCRILVTERAHLPLLRGLDLPGVRILVTDSEEYAALLAPYAGAKPGEAVLAAPAPGSRFLLYFTSGSTGAPKAAVCSQGRLAAAADSLVRQFSVTAEDVHYVCMPLFHGNAVIADWLPALAGGASVALRPRFSASGFLDDVRAYGATYFTYVGRAVQYLLATEPRPDDREHSLRLGFGTEAGAVDAARFAERFGVRLVEGYGATEGGASVQRTPDTPPGALGRAGAGDDLAVIDPQTGTECPPAELDARGRLLNGSAAIGELVNRGRSLFEGYWRNPEAQAARTRDGWYWTGDLFFRDADGFLYFAGRTDDRLRVDSENLAAAVIENILARWPAAVAVAVYAVPDEVAGDQVMAALALEEGERFSPEAFSAFLAAQPDLGTKMSPRYVRIVESMPVTATNKIHRAALRRSGFRCPDPVWWSPPGGSGYRPLEPEDLAALLAAYEAHGRAELLER; translated from the coding sequence ATGCGGACGACACCCGGAACCGTGGCGGAGCTCATAGCGCGCCAATGGGGCGACCACCGGCCGGGGCTGATGTACGGCGGCAGTACGCACACCGCCGTCCTCGGCCGCCACCGGTGCGCCCAGGAGGCCGCCGCGCGCGCCGCGCTGCTCGTCGACCTCATGCCGGCGGGCCGGGACGCCGAACCGCACATCGGGGTGCTGCTCGACAACACACCCGAGTTCCCCTTCTGGCTCGGCGCGGCGGCCCTCGCCGGGGCCGCCGTCGCCGGGATCAACCCCACCCGGCGCGGTCCCGAGCTGGCGCGCGACATCCTGCACACCGACTGCCGGATCCTGGTCACCGAGCGCGCCCACCTGCCGCTGCTGCGCGGCCTCGACCTGCCCGGCGTACGCATCCTCGTGACCGACTCCGAGGAGTACGCCGCCCTGCTCGCCCCCTACGCGGGCGCGAAGCCGGGCGAGGCGGTGCTCGCCGCCCCCGCCCCCGGCTCCCGCTTCCTCCTCTACTTCACCTCGGGCTCCACCGGCGCCCCCAAGGCCGCCGTCTGCAGCCAGGGCCGGCTGGCCGCCGCCGCGGACTCGCTGGTCCGGCAGTTCTCGGTCACCGCCGAAGACGTCCACTACGTCTGCATGCCGCTCTTCCACGGCAACGCCGTCATCGCCGACTGGCTGCCCGCCCTCGCCGGGGGCGCGTCCGTGGCCCTGCGCCCCCGCTTCTCCGCCTCCGGTTTCCTGGACGACGTCCGCGCGTACGGGGCGACGTACTTCACCTACGTCGGCCGGGCCGTCCAGTACCTGCTGGCCACCGAGCCCCGCCCCGACGACCGCGAGCACTCCCTGCGCCTCGGCTTCGGCACCGAGGCGGGGGCCGTGGACGCGGCCCGCTTCGCCGAGCGGTTCGGGGTCCGGCTGGTGGAGGGGTACGGGGCCACCGAGGGCGGCGCCTCCGTCCAGCGCACCCCGGACACCCCGCCGGGCGCCCTCGGCCGGGCCGGGGCCGGGGACGACCTGGCGGTGATCGATCCGCAGACGGGTACGGAGTGCCCGCCCGCCGAGCTGGACGCGCGGGGCCGCCTCCTCAACGGCTCCGCGGCCATCGGCGAGCTGGTCAACCGCGGCCGGAGCCTGTTCGAGGGCTACTGGCGCAACCCCGAGGCGCAGGCCGCCCGGACCCGCGACGGCTGGTACTGGACGGGCGACCTCTTCTTCCGCGACGCCGACGGGTTCCTCTACTTCGCGGGCCGTACGGACGACCGGCTGCGCGTCGACAGCGAGAACCTCGCGGCGGCGGTGATCGAGAACATCCTGGCGCGCTGGCCGGCGGCCGTCGCGGTCGCCGTGTACGCGGTGCCGGACGAGGTCGCCGGCGACCAGGTGATGGCGGCACTCGCCCTGGAGGAGGGGGAGCGGTTCTCGCCGGAGGCCTTCTCGGCGTTCCTGGCCGCCCAGCCGGACCTGGGCACGAAGATGTCCCCGCGCTACGTGCGGATCGTGGAGTCCATGCCGGTGACGGCGACCAACAAGATCCACCGGGCCGCGCTGCGCCGTTCCGGATTCCGCTGCCCGGACCCGGTGTGGTGGTCCCCGCCGGGCGGCTCCGGCTACCGGCCCCTGGAACCGGAGGACCTCGCCGCCCTGCTGGCGGCGTACGAGGCGCACGGCCGCGCCGAGCTCCTGGAGCGCTGA
- a CDS encoding lytic polysaccharide monooxygenase auxiliary activity family 9 protein yields MPRRAGAATLGLGVIAGLALLSAPTANSHGYTDTPISRQKLCANKTVPDCGPIQWEPQSVEGYKGFPAAGPADGQICSGGHSEFAQLDDPRGGAWPTTKVTSGQSYAFRWQFTANHSTTDFKYYVTKNGWDPTKPLTRAALESQPFLTVAYNGARPAMTTVHQGTMPSGKTGRHMILAVWTVNDTPMAFYACSDVQF; encoded by the coding sequence ATGCCCAGACGAGCCGGCGCCGCCACGCTCGGACTCGGCGTCATCGCCGGCCTGGCGCTGCTCAGCGCCCCCACCGCGAACAGCCACGGCTACACGGACACCCCCATCAGCCGCCAGAAGCTCTGCGCCAACAAGACCGTCCCCGACTGCGGCCCGATCCAGTGGGAGCCGCAGAGCGTCGAGGGCTACAAGGGCTTCCCCGCCGCCGGTCCGGCCGACGGCCAGATATGTTCCGGCGGGCACAGCGAGTTCGCGCAGCTCGACGACCCGCGCGGCGGCGCCTGGCCCACCACCAAGGTGACCAGCGGGCAGAGCTACGCCTTCCGGTGGCAGTTCACCGCCAACCACTCCACCACCGACTTCAAGTACTACGTCACCAAGAACGGCTGGGACCCCACCAAGCCCCTCACCCGCGCCGCCCTCGAATCCCAGCCCTTCCTCACCGTCGCCTACAACGGCGCCCGGCCCGCCATGACCACCGTCCACCAGGGCACCATGCCGAGCGGGAAGACCGGCCGGCACATGATCCTCGCCGTCTGGACCGTCAACGACACCCCCATGGCCTTCTACGCCTGCTCCGACGTCCAGTTCTGA
- a CDS encoding peptidoglycan-binding protein → MPMAAFEEYEPAGDCPCLGCAQRRRALARARAIPLRDGGHPAARGARRALVLATAAGVVLGGGGSAALAAATPVPGPGPVSLDTPGGSPQGGRSPLHGRPAPAKPAGAPGAPSAVKRIDRTSIITRAKVWLDAKVPYSMSTYWSDGYRQDCSGYVSMAWNLGTNEWTGSLDKFATKITKEELLPGDMLLFHNPSDPTNGSHVVLFGGWVDETRTHYVAYEQTRPTTRKGATPYGYWNNATKYVPYRFNGVTGGLAEDPAATDPKPAVPTVFPGATQFGPGANNEHVAQLGRMLIERGGRRFYPKGANTAWSDADRLATQAFQSAQGWTGADADGIPGAHTWQLLVEHKGKDIRPTVDGAPGSPPRPSPGGTPGTAGGPGGAAKPGVPGTPGKPGTAGRPSTAGRPGKPGTAGRPGAAGRPGVPGMPGKPGHVGVPAAAGTPGRQTGLPGYPGLSVFRPGSSNPFITALGRQLVKKGFGKNYTSGPGPRWSEADRRSVEAFQRAQGWRGAEADGYPGPETWRRLFA, encoded by the coding sequence CCCTCGCCCGCGCGCGGGCCATACCGCTCCGGGACGGCGGCCACCCGGCCGCGCGCGGGGCCCGCCGGGCGCTGGTACTGGCCACCGCCGCGGGCGTGGTCCTGGGCGGAGGCGGCTCCGCGGCACTGGCGGCGGCCACCCCGGTCCCCGGCCCGGGGCCGGTCTCCCTCGACACCCCCGGTGGCTCCCCGCAGGGCGGCCGGTCCCCGCTGCACGGACGCCCGGCCCCGGCGAAGCCGGCGGGCGCGCCGGGGGCGCCGTCGGCCGTCAAGCGGATCGACCGGACGTCGATCATCACGCGGGCGAAGGTGTGGCTGGACGCGAAGGTCCCGTACAGCATGTCCACGTACTGGTCCGACGGTTACCGGCAGGACTGCTCCGGCTACGTCTCGATGGCCTGGAACCTTGGTACGAACGAGTGGACCGGCAGCCTCGACAAATTCGCCACCAAGATCACGAAGGAGGAGCTGCTGCCGGGGGACATGCTGCTCTTCCACAACCCGTCGGACCCGACGAACGGCTCCCACGTCGTGCTCTTCGGGGGATGGGTCGACGAGACGCGCACGCACTACGTCGCGTACGAGCAGACCCGGCCGACCACGCGGAAGGGCGCGACGCCGTACGGCTACTGGAACAACGCGACGAAGTACGTGCCGTACCGGTTCAACGGGGTGACGGGCGGCCTCGCCGAGGACCCGGCGGCGACCGACCCGAAGCCGGCGGTCCCGACGGTCTTCCCCGGAGCCACGCAGTTCGGGCCGGGCGCGAACAACGAGCACGTCGCGCAGCTGGGCCGGATGCTGATCGAGCGGGGCGGGCGGCGCTTCTACCCCAAGGGCGCGAACACGGCGTGGAGCGACGCCGACCGGCTGGCCACGCAGGCCTTCCAGAGCGCGCAGGGCTGGACGGGCGCCGACGCCGACGGCATTCCGGGCGCGCACACCTGGCAGCTGCTGGTGGAGCACAAGGGCAAGGACATCCGCCCCACGGTCGACGGCGCCCCGGGCTCCCCACCGCGCCCGAGCCCGGGGGGTACCCCGGGCACGGCGGGCGGCCCGGGCGGGGCAGCCAAGCCGGGGGTCCCGGGTACGCCGGGGAAGCCGGGTACGGCGGGCAGACCGAGCACCGCGGGCAGGCCGGGGAAGCCGGGTACGGCGGGCAGGCCCGGAGCGGCGGGCAGGCCGGGGGTCCCGGGTATGCCGGGGAAGCCGGGCCATGTCGGGGTGCCGGCCGCCGCCGGGACGCCCGGCAGGCAGACCGGGTTGCCGGGCTATCCGGGACTGTCGGTGTTCCGTCCCGGGTCCTCGAACCCGTTCATCACCGCCCTTGGCCGCCAACTGGTGAAGAAGGGCTTCGGCAAGAACTACACGTCCGGCCCGGGGCCCCGCTGGAGCGAGGCCGACCGTCGCAGTGTCGAGGCCTTCCAGCGCGCCCAGGGCTGGCGCGGGGCCGAGGCCGACGGCTACCCGGGCCCGGAAACCTGGCGCCGGCTGTTCGCATGA
- a CDS encoding SPFH domain-containing protein: MYPTRTTSTTGTFRIPPAPPQAAAVRATGDLYAPALTSRPTTPPPPAASGTPFPPTAWAAPVPQSAVGAAQPGHEPLAGVNAQLPYGTRAEAAPDRVTPLAAEPALGAEARAASTVPPVARTRSEFGRAAVAGTGTAPEPAARAAGGLSLAGAEPGLAAEAQSAAPSGAAASAVGASGGLSQPGAGAGLASVAPTGSELEPAAGAPEVPSPLGAEPGLAAEASAASVLPCVAPSGSAAESAAGLSTPGAEPGHAAEAGAAVIPAPHSAPPVAAAVPPGSFESSAATGTARAGQSGSGAEAPVRALGTVVGGPEAAAPGADAGQSVPAGTVALPHGRPAAEATWSEVPPARSRVEPEPVHALAGAGERAESGGSPYGHEPEHLGSVPAPAHPHSSGVPTLRLRAESAPPAGPDTQHPTETGPGALRSPAEAGAREVQAGSGSEPAREVPYVPQPQAGAGTDAEAAPRTPQPPAGDDRPGSEPARQVPYVPQPQADADGDAGSRAPQPYAGAESGGTQSPAGDGQAAGSAREVPCVPQPQALAGAAADAGQRGPQGDAGGQGGSGAAVAAEAGPRGPHTEPGVGGSASPYDDAGPRAGARIGQVRPVAGGDAGHPAQRYGEPWPPGAPAPHAPSAIGAGAESPRDIAARAVARGMGEGDGDMQGLPQVAPGRGATAAEVPAHLPFPADSRPAAGRGAWPATTTQAAPAATPTPAARPRPVRAEPGRRVPRGDERLREHRGPVLPGWVGVGVGALALTGCLAVLWRAGAVPAAFVAAFGATPRAYQGLQATHWPPLAFLGIVALLALGGLGRAKAGHAWVLTLFGRYRGTVRRTGLTWVSPLLLRRRVDVRLRHWRSEPMPAVDSGGLALRVVVQVVWQVKDTARATLAVEDHTEYLAEQVESAMARVLSQLPADAFHEDAPTLRDSEAVGDALTRMLATETEAVGIEVYSAQPTRIEYAPEVAEAMRRRRVAAIDAKHRDTVLTSVVDAVDDTVHRLTSRGLVELDDYERKALVKDLTVAFYTGRPE, encoded by the coding sequence ATGTACCCCACGCGCACCACCTCGACGACCGGCACCTTCCGCATCCCGCCGGCGCCCCCGCAGGCCGCGGCGGTCCGGGCCACGGGCGACCTGTACGCCCCGGCCCTCACCTCCCGGCCGACCACCCCGCCCCCTCCGGCCGCGAGCGGCACCCCGTTCCCGCCCACGGCCTGGGCGGCTCCTGTGCCGCAGTCGGCCGTCGGTGCGGCTCAGCCCGGGCACGAGCCCCTGGCCGGGGTCAATGCCCAGCTCCCGTACGGGACCAGGGCGGAGGCGGCGCCGGACCGGGTGACCCCGCTCGCGGCGGAGCCCGCCCTCGGGGCCGAAGCCCGGGCCGCGAGCACGGTTCCACCTGTGGCCCGGACCAGGTCGGAGTTCGGCCGGGCAGCCGTGGCCGGGACCGGGACGGCGCCTGAGCCTGCGGCCCGGGCCGCGGGCGGGTTGTCCCTGGCCGGGGCGGAGCCCGGCCTCGCGGCCGAGGCCCAGTCCGCGGCCCCGAGCGGGGCGGCGGCATCTGCGGTTGGTGCTTCGGGCGGGCTGTCGCAGCCTGGGGCAGGGGCCGGCCTCGCGTCCGTGGCCCCGACCGGGTCGGAGCTTGAGCCTGCGGCCGGGGCTCCGGAGGTACCGTCCCCGCTCGGGGCGGAGCCCGGGCTCGCGGCCGAGGCTTCGGCCGCGAGCGTGCTCCCGTGCGTGGCGCCGAGCGGGTCGGCCGCGGAATCTGCGGCCGGGCTGTCGACGCCCGGGGCGGAGCCCGGACATGCGGCGGAGGCCGGCGCTGCCGTGATTCCGGCGCCGCACTCGGCCCCGCCGGTGGCGGCGGCTGTGCCTCCGGGATCCTTCGAGTCTTCGGCCGCGACCGGGACCGCGCGAGCAGGTCAGTCCGGTTCGGGGGCCGAGGCTCCGGTCCGGGCGCTCGGAACGGTGGTCGGCGGTCCGGAGGCCGCGGCGCCGGGGGCGGACGCCGGGCAGTCGGTTCCGGCCGGGACGGTCGCCCTGCCGCACGGGCGGCCGGCGGCGGAGGCAACCTGGAGCGAGGTCCCGCCGGCCCGGAGCCGGGTCGAGCCCGAGCCGGTGCACGCGCTGGCCGGTGCGGGCGAACGCGCCGAGTCGGGCGGGAGCCCGTACGGCCACGAGCCCGAACACCTGGGCTCCGTACCGGCCCCGGCGCACCCGCACTCCTCCGGGGTGCCCACCCTGCGCCTGCGCGCCGAATCCGCACCCCCGGCAGGCCCCGACACGCAGCACCCGACCGAGACCGGCCCCGGCGCCTTGCGTTCGCCCGCCGAGGCCGGAGCCCGGGAGGTCCAGGCCGGATCCGGGTCCGAGCCTGCGCGGGAGGTCCCGTACGTCCCGCAGCCGCAGGCCGGGGCCGGAACCGACGCGGAAGCCGCGCCCCGCACCCCGCAGCCCCCCGCCGGGGACGACCGGCCCGGGTCCGAGCCCGCGCGGCAGGTTCCGTATGTCCCGCAGCCGCAGGCTGACGCTGACGGCGACGCCGGGTCCCGGGCGCCGCAGCCGTACGCCGGGGCGGAGTCCGGCGGTACGCAGTCGCCCGCCGGGGACGGCCAGGCGGCCGGGTCCGCGCGGGAGGTTCCGTGCGTCCCGCAGCCGCAGGCCCTAGCAGGGGCTGCGGCCGATGCAGGGCAGCGTGGTCCGCAGGGGGACGCCGGGGGGCAGGGAGGATCCGGAGCCGCGGTCGCTGCCGAAGCCGGGCCGAGGGGCCCGCACACCGAGCCGGGGGTGGGCGGGTCCGCGAGCCCCTACGACGACGCCGGGCCGCGGGCCGGGGCCCGGATCGGGCAGGTCCGGCCCGTTGCCGGGGGCGACGCGGGCCACCCCGCGCAGCGGTACGGCGAGCCCTGGCCGCCCGGGGCGCCGGCCCCGCACGCCCCCTCCGCGATCGGAGCCGGGGCCGAGTCCCCGAGGGACATCGCGGCGCGGGCCGTGGCGCGGGGGATGGGGGAAGGGGACGGGGATATGCAGGGCCTGCCGCAGGTCGCGCCGGGGCGCGGTGCCACGGCGGCCGAGGTGCCCGCGCACCTGCCGTTCCCCGCGGACTCCCGCCCGGCCGCCGGCCGGGGCGCCTGGCCGGCCACCACCACCCAGGCCGCCCCCGCCGCCACCCCCACCCCCGCCGCGCGCCCCCGCCCCGTACGGGCCGAGCCCGGGCGGCGGGTGCCGCGCGGGGACGAGCGGCTGCGGGAGCACCGCGGGCCCGTGCTGCCCGGCTGGGTCGGCGTCGGCGTCGGCGCCCTCGCGCTCACCGGCTGCCTGGCGGTGCTCTGGCGGGCCGGGGCCGTCCCCGCCGCCTTCGTGGCCGCCTTCGGCGCGACCCCCCGCGCCTACCAGGGGCTCCAGGCCACTCACTGGCCCCCGCTCGCCTTCCTCGGCATCGTCGCGCTGCTCGCGCTCGGCGGACTCGGCCGCGCCAAGGCCGGCCACGCCTGGGTGCTCACCCTCTTCGGCCGCTACCGCGGCACCGTCCGCCGTACCGGCCTCACCTGGGTCAGCCCCCTCCTGCTGCGCCGCCGCGTCGACGTCCGGCTGCGCCACTGGCGCAGCGAGCCCATGCCCGCCGTGGACTCCGGCGGGCTGGCCCTGCGGGTGGTCGTCCAGGTCGTCTGGCAGGTCAAGGACACGGCCCGGGCCACCCTCGCCGTCGAGGACCACACCGAATACCTCGCCGAGCAGGTCGAATCGGCCATGGCCAGGGTCCTGTCCCAGCTGCCCGCCGACGCCTTCCACGAGGACGCCCCCACCCTGCGCGACTCCGAAGCCGTCGGCGACGCGCTGACCCGGATGCTGGCGACCGAGACCGAGGCGGTCGGGATCGAGGTGTACTCGGCGCAGCCGACCCGCATCGAGTACGCCCCCGAGGTCGCGGAGGCCATGCGGCGGCGCCGGGTCGCGGCGATCGACGCCAAGCACCGGGACACGGTGCTGACCTCGGTCGTGGACGCCGTCGACGACACCGTCCACCGGCTGACCTCGCGCGGGCTCGTCGAGCTCGACGACTACGAGCGCAAGGCCCTCGTGAAGGACCTCACCGTCGCCTTCTACACGGGGCGCCCCGAGTAA
- a CDS encoding IclR family transcriptional regulator: MALKPEPTAPFHSVQYALRVLETIARHTGGVTDVQIARETGLPAAHLAPMLLMLRREGYVLQVSDGAYAIGDSLVLLGSGVDRQQALQNKLQDTLDRLRDSVGAAVYISRYVDGEVKITQFADSPRTPKVHEWVDFRSAAHASAVGKCLLTQLDQNGRRDHLSRHKIARLTSKTIVNERILFSKLDAQPATVPVLDLQEYAVGTVCAAVPITAGASVGCLALSMPVEHAHRLRAAAEELNRKAAPLLLSLTL; the protein is encoded by the coding sequence GTGGCGCTGAAGCCCGAGCCGACCGCGCCGTTCCACTCGGTGCAGTACGCCCTGCGCGTACTCGAAACGATCGCCCGCCATACCGGCGGCGTGACCGACGTACAGATCGCGCGCGAGACCGGCCTGCCCGCGGCCCACCTCGCACCCATGCTCCTCATGCTGCGCCGCGAGGGGTACGTGCTCCAGGTGTCGGACGGCGCCTACGCCATAGGCGACTCGCTCGTCCTCCTCGGTTCCGGGGTGGACAGGCAGCAGGCCCTCCAGAACAAGCTCCAGGACACCCTGGACCGGCTGCGCGACTCGGTGGGCGCGGCGGTCTACATCAGCCGGTACGTGGACGGCGAGGTGAAGATCACCCAGTTCGCGGACAGCCCGCGCACCCCGAAGGTGCACGAGTGGGTCGACTTCCGCTCGGCGGCGCACGCCAGCGCGGTCGGCAAGTGCCTGCTGACGCAGCTCGACCAGAACGGGCGGCGCGACCACCTCTCGCGACACAAGATCGCCCGGCTCACGTCGAAGACGATCGTGAACGAGCGGATCCTCTTCTCCAAGCTGGACGCGCAGCCGGCCACGGTTCCGGTGCTGGACCTCCAGGAGTACGCGGTGGGTACCGTCTGCGCCGCGGTGCCGATCACGGCCGGGGCCTCGGTGGGCTGCCTGGCCCTGTCGATGCCGGTCGAGCACGCGCACCGGCTGCGGGCCGCGGCGGAGGAGCTGAACCGGAAGGCCGCGCCCCTGCTGCTGTCGCTCACGCTCTGA